Proteins encoded together in one Fluviicola sp. window:
- a CDS encoding single-stranded DNA-binding protein, which produces MLRNQVTLVGRLGSDATITTFENGSMVARFQFAVDGQLKKMESDSKDLYRMFAWGNTANFLTNYCKKGSKLAVSGRLVNRTYVDREGRSQRITEVEVRQVVKF; this is translated from the coding sequence ATGTTGCGAAATCAAGTTACGTTGGTGGGGCGTCTGGGATCAGACGCCACCATCACCACTTTTGAGAATGGTTCGATGGTTGCCCGTTTTCAATTTGCAGTGGATGGACAGTTGAAAAAAATGGAATCGGATTCAAAGGATTTGTACCGGATGTTTGCCTGGGGAAATACGGCTAATTTTTTGACGAATTATTGTAAAAAAGGAAGTAAACTGGCTGTATCGGGAAGATTGGTGAATCGAACATACGTGGATCGGGAAGGGCGTTCCCAACGGATTACAGAAGTGGAAGTGAGGCAAGTCGTTAAGTTTTAG
- a CDS encoding alpha/beta hydrolase, protein MKTQTTEQIPFTNGYSDVNGLKMYYEIYGTGKPLVLIHGGGSTIQTSFEKVIPLFAKNRKVIAVELQAHGRTNDRNQDLSFEQDADDVFQFLKNLEIEKADFFGFSNGGTTALQIAIRHPEIVNKLVLGSALAKRNGVPDWFWGFMEQASLENMPEQLKAAYRKVASDPERLQVMHDRDAKRMVHFKDIPDEKITAIKAPTFIIVGDKDVILPEHALQMHRQISNSQLAIIPGGHGEYIGETTTLDADFNENTLIVPLIEKFLDKKAN, encoded by the coding sequence ATGAAAACCCAAACAACTGAGCAAATTCCTTTTACAAACGGATATTCCGATGTAAACGGGCTGAAAATGTACTACGAAATTTATGGCACAGGGAAACCTCTTGTTCTTATTCACGGCGGCGGGTCAACTATTCAGACAAGTTTTGAAAAAGTGATTCCACTGTTTGCAAAAAACCGGAAAGTGATTGCTGTAGAACTTCAGGCTCACGGGAGAACAAACGATAGAAACCAGGATTTGTCATTCGAGCAGGATGCAGACGATGTATTTCAGTTCCTTAAAAACCTTGAAATTGAAAAAGCCGATTTCTTCGGATTCAGTAATGGCGGAACAACTGCCCTGCAAATCGCGATCCGTCATCCTGAAATCGTGAACAAACTTGTTTTGGGATCTGCGCTTGCCAAACGAAACGGTGTTCCGGATTGGTTTTGGGGTTTTATGGAACAGGCAAGCCTGGAAAATATGCCCGAACAACTGAAAGCTGCATACAGGAAAGTGGCTTCAGATCCTGAAAGATTGCAGGTAATGCATGACAGAGATGCCAAACGAATGGTTCATTTTAAAGACATTCCGGACGAGAAGATCACTGCTATTAAAGCCCCGACCTTCATTATTGTTGGCGACAAAGATGTGATCCTTCCGGAACACGCGCTTCAAATGCACCGGCAAATTTCTAATTCCCAATTAGCAATCATTCCCGGCGGACACGGAGAATACATCGGAGAAACCACCACTTTGGATGCAGATTTCAACGAAAACACGTTGATTGTCCCCCTGATTGAAAAATTCCTTGATAAAAAAGCCAACTAA
- the ssb gene encoding single-stranded DNA-binding protein: MNTTMKQDQVLHMNHVNIIGKISSDPKVIMLPGGRRVVNFSLSTKEHYLDKDGNLQVKQDWHRLTAFGRWVNILEELCTKGINVAVEGRLVSRFYKTESGERKMFSEIEVNDLVIL, from the coding sequence ATGAACACTACTATGAAACAGGACCAGGTTCTGCACATGAATCATGTAAACATCATCGGGAAGATCAGTTCGGATCCAAAAGTGATTATGCTGCCCGGAGGAAGAAGAGTCGTGAATTTCTCGCTTTCAACAAAAGAGCACTATTTGGACAAGGATGGAAATCTCCAGGTAAAACAGGATTGGCACAGACTGACGGCCTTCGGTAGATGGGTGAATATCCTGGAGGAACTGTGTACCAAAGGAATAAATGTGGCGGTGGAAGGTAGGTTGGTTAGCCGCTTTTATAAGACGGAATCCGGAGAACGGAAAATGTTCTCGGAGATCGAAGTTAATGACTTAGTTATTTTATAA
- a CDS encoding outer membrane beta-barrel protein, which yields MTIKANVVDTNSQTIVRNAVGIVKRVRDSVLLDFKRSDKYGHMEFTLPVDTVEFTVIHPDYGLFRAFFFGSKDNNTFKMDTLAMPDKSTALDEVLIYANRNPIYYRGDTLVYVADSFKVKENAVVEDLIRKLPGMTIDENGKIKNQGKEIGQVLVDGDEFFGNDPTIATKNLAAKGVETVEVYEKDAEDGSDEKVQVLDLKLKDEAKKGYFGKVNLAGGLDKFTNPNRGFYEGEMLLNSYNKNQKLAVYALGSNTPKTNLSGRDMFKFGLSDGFDWMSENDDIQSYSQDGQNENEGIPNTFKGGFYLDQKFKKGAKVRLNYSFAQYGVKSQTNSRSQYLLTDTSYTTDLNSYTKEEYMQHQIGVKYSQKIDSLTRFELEPKFQYNLTNQNTLSKTDFLSEDSILTRFTTIENGSKAAGSNLNTTFRLFKDFKKKNRKLIARYNFVGTDNKSDGSLLSSDTNALTNTSNGGLRFDQRKEIRSNSMAHTAYADYFEPLGKRFKLEFDYEFYQNNNGQRKTTLNPVNGEYVDVDTLFSNNFKTDRQQHRLGAFLIYENAKLRVSVGSRVRNIAIDNRNMFTDSVIKQDLSNILPRVVFRYKFSQTTRLMIQYNTNSSLPSIDQLQPVLNNTNPNFIQIGNSALKPNYTHSINGNFNTWKGLSGFYMYSGFSYSHIKDNFSTNTMFAPNGGSISQAINVKSSDFLYYWAGAGIPMKGVKDLNLQVNANGNFTSSKNQINSVDNDTRNTGIGTDLSLNYNGDSLRTELGGGFNYNIPYNSLSTMSNQPYTTYNFKAVVDWTLPYRWFFKTDATYNINTGRTSGYNVNYLIWNMSIQRSFLKTGNLLFGIEAYDILNQNISNYRTVNNNVIVDQKTNIIRRYFMAKLTLRFNNFKTTEKDGDGWY from the coding sequence ATGACGATTAAAGCAAATGTAGTCGACACGAATTCACAAACGATTGTAAGAAATGCAGTTGGTATTGTGAAGCGTGTCAGAGACTCTGTTCTACTGGATTTTAAACGATCAGACAAATATGGTCATATGGAGTTCACGCTTCCTGTTGATACGGTGGAGTTTACTGTTATTCACCCGGATTACGGACTTTTCAGAGCCTTCTTTTTCGGATCGAAAGACAACAACACTTTCAAAATGGATACGCTTGCAATGCCGGATAAAAGCACGGCTTTGGATGAAGTGTTGATTTATGCCAACAGGAATCCTATTTATTACCGGGGCGATACCCTCGTATATGTAGCCGATTCCTTCAAGGTGAAAGAAAATGCCGTAGTCGAAGATCTGATCCGGAAATTACCCGGGATGACCATTGATGAGAACGGCAAGATTAAAAACCAGGGAAAGGAAATTGGCCAGGTACTCGTAGATGGGGATGAATTCTTTGGAAATGATCCGACGATTGCTACCAAAAACCTTGCAGCAAAAGGAGTCGAAACAGTTGAGGTCTATGAAAAAGATGCTGAAGACGGAAGTGATGAAAAAGTCCAGGTACTCGATCTGAAACTCAAGGACGAAGCCAAGAAGGGCTATTTCGGGAAGGTCAATCTCGCCGGTGGTCTCGATAAATTTACCAATCCCAATCGTGGATTCTATGAAGGTGAGATGCTCTTGAATTCCTACAATAAGAATCAGAAACTGGCGGTTTATGCCTTGGGATCGAATACTCCGAAAACGAATCTGAGTGGTAGAGACATGTTCAAGTTTGGTTTGTCGGACGGGTTTGACTGGATGTCAGAAAACGATGATATCCAATCTTACAGCCAGGACGGACAAAATGAAAACGAGGGTATTCCGAATACATTTAAAGGAGGTTTTTACCTGGACCAAAAGTTCAAAAAGGGCGCGAAAGTCCGTTTGAATTATTCCTTCGCGCAATATGGGGTGAAGTCACAGACAAACAGCCGTTCGCAGTATTTATTGACGGATACTTCCTATACAACGGATCTGAACAGTTATACGAAGGAAGAGTATATGCAACACCAGATCGGGGTGAAGTATTCTCAGAAAATTGACTCATTGACCCGTTTTGAGTTGGAACCGAAATTCCAGTATAACCTGACGAATCAGAATACATTATCCAAAACGGATTTCTTATCCGAGGATAGTATTTTGACCCGCTTTACAACGATTGAAAACGGGAGCAAAGCAGCAGGTTCCAATTTGAATACAACTTTCAGATTGTTTAAAGACTTTAAAAAGAAAAACAGAAAGTTGATCGCACGATACAACTTTGTTGGTACGGATAATAAATCAGATGGTAGTTTGCTTTCTTCCGATACAAATGCACTGACAAATACTTCGAACGGCGGATTGAGATTCGACCAGAGAAAAGAGATCAGAAGTAATTCCATGGCACATACGGCTTATGCTGATTATTTTGAGCCGCTCGGAAAACGTTTTAAGCTGGAGTTTGACTATGAATTCTATCAGAATAACAACGGACAACGCAAAACGACTTTGAACCCGGTTAACGGAGAATATGTGGATGTAGATACCTTGTTCTCAAATAACTTCAAAACAGACAGGCAACAACACCGTTTGGGGGCTTTCCTGATCTATGAAAATGCGAAGTTGAGAGTATCTGTAGGATCCAGAGTTCGAAATATCGCGATCGATAACAGGAATATGTTTACCGATTCAGTAATCAAACAGGATTTGAGCAATATTTTGCCTCGTGTGGTATTCCGTTATAAGTTCAGTCAAACTACGCGTTTGATGATCCAGTACAATACGAACTCCAGTTTGCCTTCCATTGATCAGTTGCAACCGGTATTGAATAACACGAACCCGAACTTTATCCAAATCGGTAACTCGGCGTTGAAACCGAATTATACGCATAGTATCAATGGTAATTTCAATACCTGGAAAGGATTGAGCGGTTTCTACATGTATTCAGGGTTCAGTTACTCCCACATCAAGGATAACTTCAGTACAAACACCATGTTCGCTCCGAACGGAGGTTCGATTTCACAGGCAATCAACGTGAAAAGCTCAGACTTCCTGTACTACTGGGCAGGTGCAGGAATTCCGATGAAAGGAGTAAAAGATTTGAACTTACAGGTGAATGCAAACGGTAATTTCACTTCTTCCAAAAACCAGATCAATTCGGTTGATAACGATACCAGAAATACAGGAATCGGAACAGATTTGTCCTTGAACTACAACGGGGATTCTCTGAGAACAGAACTTGGTGGTGGATTTAATTACAATATTCCTTACAACTCCTTGTCAACGATGTCGAACCAGCCGTATACAACTTATAACTTCAAAGCAGTTGTTGACTGGACACTTCCATACCGCTGGTTCTTTAAAACGGATGCTACTTACAATATCAATACGGGAAGAACAAGCGGTTATAATGTAAATTACCTGATCTGGAATATGTCCATTCAACGTTCGTTCCTGAAAACGGGGAACCTGTTGTTCGGAATTGAAGCATACGATATCCTGAACCAGAATATCAGTAACTACAGAACTGTAAACAATAACGTGATCGTCGATCAGAAAACAAACATCATTCGCCGTTACTTCATGGCGAAACTGACACTTAGATTCAATAACTTTAAAACAACAGAAAAAGATGGGGACGGTTGGTATTAA
- the ssb gene encoding single-stranded DNA-binding protein gives MNTLKNKVNLIGRLGAKPVAQTFDSGAKKVRLSVATNERFKNKKGEWEENTQWHTVIAWGKLCDRIEKVLDKGSEVVIEGRIVNRSYETKEGEKRFSTEIELNEFVLLSNKRQENN, from the coding sequence ATGAACACGCTGAAAAACAAAGTGAATTTAATCGGACGATTAGGAGCAAAGCCTGTAGCGCAGACTTTTGACTCGGGAGCAAAGAAAGTACGCTTATCTGTGGCAACAAACGAACGTTTCAAAAATAAAAAAGGTGAGTGGGAAGAGAATACCCAATGGCATACGGTGATTGCATGGGGAAAATTGTGTGATCGCATTGAAAAAGTCCTGGATAAGGGTTCGGAGGTTGTGATCGAAGGAAGAATTGTGAACCGGTCTTACGAAACCAAAGAAGGAGAAAAACGGTTCTCTACTGAAATCGAACTGAATGAATTTGTGTTACTGAGCAACAAAAGACAAGAAAACAATTAA
- a CDS encoding UvrD-helicase domain-containing protein, translating to MNYLDGLNESQRIAVENFEGPTMVIAGAGSGKTRVLTMRIAYMIDQGIDPFNILALTFTNKAAKEMTERIGSIIGSGEAKNITMGTFHSVFARILRINADRLGYPQNFTIYDTQDTKSLLKDIVKELNLDDKIYKPSMIYGRISAAKNNLLSADDYLQNPEIMDEDKQSQRPELGRIYKAYSVRCFKAGAMDFDDLLYQTNVLLRDFPDVLHYYQHKFRYILVDEYQDTNYAQYLIVKKLAAVYENICVVGDDAQSIYSFRGANIQNILNFRNDYPDYKLYKLEQNYRSTQNIVDAANSVISKNKDQIKKSVWTHNDKGNLIRVIRAMTDNEEGKIIANKIFDVKHQESGDWTDFAILYRTNRQSRAFEEALRKMNIPYKIYGGLSFYQRKEIKDILAYFRLTANQKDEEALKRVINYPKRGIGKTSWENIIIAANQYNVAIWDVISEFGKYPVSIPSATKQKISEFVIMIQSFTAQLNSQNAYQLAQTIAKSSGILKELYSEKDKGPEEVERYQNIEELLAAIKEFTVQRGDEDPATLADFMIDVALLTDADNEKEEDKNKISLMTIHSSKGLEFKHVYLVGLEENLFPSQLSINSRTELEEERRLFYVAVTRAEKNCTISYAASRFQWGNLITSEPSRFISEIDPDYLSFETAYGAPQGGGRSLNSGRGGFDKPFTGGLNRMPGTPVAQTSPRGLKSMSELNSKAGAGDSNIDIKVGYNVEHERFGKGKVTKLEGSGVDRKATIFFPHAGAKTLLLKFAKLTILDID from the coding sequence ATGAATTATTTAGACGGATTAAACGAAAGCCAACGCATTGCAGTCGAGAACTTTGAAGGGCCTACTATGGTCATTGCCGGAGCAGGTTCCGGGAAAACACGGGTACTCACCATGCGGATCGCTTACATGATCGATCAGGGCATCGATCCGTTTAATATCCTGGCATTGACCTTTACCAACAAAGCGGCAAAGGAAATGACGGAACGGATCGGTTCCATCATCGGTTCGGGAGAAGCGAAAAACATTACGATGGGAACATTCCACTCGGTTTTTGCCCGCATTCTCAGAATCAATGCCGATCGATTGGGATATCCGCAGAATTTCACCATTTACGATACCCAGGATACCAAAAGCTTATTGAAAGACATTGTCAAGGAATTGAACCTGGACGATAAGATCTACAAACCAAGCATGATTTACGGACGCATTTCAGCTGCAAAGAACAACTTGCTGTCGGCAGATGATTACCTGCAGAACCCGGAAATCATGGACGAGGATAAACAAAGCCAGCGACCGGAACTGGGTCGGATTTACAAAGCATATTCCGTTCGTTGTTTCAAAGCCGGGGCAATGGACTTTGACGATTTATTGTATCAAACCAATGTTCTTTTGCGCGATTTCCCGGATGTGCTTCATTATTACCAGCACAAATTCCGGTACATTTTGGTGGATGAGTACCAGGATACCAACTATGCGCAGTATCTGATCGTCAAGAAACTTGCAGCTGTTTATGAAAATATCTGTGTGGTCGGCGACGATGCACAAAGTATCTACTCGTTCCGTGGAGCAAACATTCAGAATATCCTGAATTTCCGGAACGACTACCCGGATTACAAATTGTACAAACTGGAACAAAACTACCGCAGTACTCAGAACATTGTAGATGCTGCGAACAGCGTTATTTCCAAAAACAAGGACCAGATCAAGAAAAGCGTTTGGACCCACAACGACAAAGGAAACCTCATCCGCGTGATCCGGGCTATGACCGACAACGAAGAAGGGAAGATCATTGCCAATAAAATATTCGATGTCAAGCACCAGGAAAGTGGTGACTGGACCGATTTCGCTATTCTTTACCGGACAAACCGTCAATCACGTGCATTCGAGGAAGCCTTGCGCAAAATGAATATTCCGTACAAAATCTACGGGGGACTTTCATTCTATCAGCGCAAAGAGATTAAGGATATTCTGGCTTATTTCCGTTTGACGGCCAACCAAAAAGACGAAGAAGCTCTAAAACGCGTGATCAATTATCCGAAGCGCGGAATCGGGAAAACATCCTGGGAAAACATCATTATTGCTGCAAATCAATATAACGTAGCCATTTGGGATGTCATTTCGGAATTCGGGAAATACCCGGTTTCTATTCCGTCAGCTACCAAACAGAAGATCTCGGAGTTCGTGATCATGATCCAGAGCTTCACCGCACAGCTGAATTCTCAGAATGCCTATCAATTGGCTCAAACGATTGCAAAAAGTTCCGGTATCCTGAAAGAATTGTATTCCGAAAAAGACAAAGGCCCGGAAGAAGTGGAACGTTACCAGAACATCGAGGAATTATTGGCTGCGATCAAAGAATTCACTGTTCAGCGAGGAGACGAAGATCCGGCAACACTTGCTGATTTCATGATCGATGTAGCTTTATTGACCGACGCAGATAACGAAAAAGAAGAAGATAAGAATAAGATCAGCTTAATGACCATTCACTCCAGCAAAGGATTGGAGTTCAAACACGTTTATTTGGTTGGTCTGGAAGAAAACCTGTTTCCTTCCCAGCTTTCGATCAATTCGCGAACAGAACTGGAAGAAGAAAGACGTTTGTTCTATGTAGCTGTTACCAGAGCAGAAAAGAATTGCACGATTTCCTATGCGGCTTCCCGTTTCCAATGGGGAAACCTGATTACTTCGGAGCCAAGTCGTTTTATTTCGGAAATTGACCCGGATTATTTGAGTTTTGAAACAGCTTATGGCGCACCTCAGGGTGGCGGCCGTTCTTTAAATTCAGGAAGAGGCGGTTTCGATAAACCGTTCACCGGCGGATTGAACCGAATGCCCGGAACACCGGTTGCTCAAACAAGTCCAAGAGGTTTAAAGAGCATGTCGGAATTGAATTCCAAAGCCGGTGCAGGAGATTCGAATATTGATATCAAAGTCGGATATAATGTGGAGCACGAGCGCTTCGGTAAAGGAAAAGTAACCAAACTCGAAGGAAGTGGTGTTGACCGGAAAGCAACGATCTTTTTCCCACATGCAGGAGCTAAAACACTGCTTCTGAAATTTGCGAAACTGACAATCCTGGATATTGACTAA
- a CDS encoding GyrI-like domain-containing protein, which produces MTQQKGFKIIGISTKTSNQNGEASSDIGALWGQFISENLLEKIPNQLNSEIVCVYTDYESNYTGKYNCIIGMKVSSLDDIPEGMTGREFPGGNFHSFLAKGSLPEAIVETWQDIWDQDETLNRSYTYDYEVYDYRSRLGEESEVDIYIAKK; this is translated from the coding sequence ATGACGCAACAAAAAGGGTTTAAGATTATTGGCATCTCCACAAAAACATCCAATCAAAACGGAGAGGCATCTTCAGATATCGGGGCACTTTGGGGACAATTCATTTCAGAGAATCTCCTCGAAAAAATTCCCAATCAACTGAACTCCGAAATTGTTTGCGTCTACACCGATTACGAAAGTAATTACACCGGGAAATACAATTGTATCATCGGAATGAAAGTATCTTCTCTGGATGATATTCCGGAAGGGATGACGGGCCGTGAGTTCCCGGGTGGAAATTTCCACTCTTTTCTGGCAAAAGGCAGTTTGCCCGAAGCAATTGTTGAAACGTGGCAGGATATCTGGGACCAGGACGAGACATTGAACCGTAGCTATACTTATGATTACGAAGTTTATGACTATCGTTCCCGGCTCGGAGAAGAATCGGAAGTAGACATTTATATCGCCAAAAAGTAA
- a CDS encoding GLPGLI family protein: MGTVGIKIGILLGLLFLGGSAFAQGQLVREGKITYERRTNLWKIFDDQRMRDFVGEKNKIKVEEFTLYFNDTSSLFSYVAPEQPDPQSFLTMKNTVYNVFSKHQRFVYMDMMGNSMTVGDSLVKHTWKITDKTRKIAGYDCTRVIWQKDDTTRIYAWYTTDIIATVGPENIQGLPGAVLGLATEDGSIVYFAKKVEIMAPTIEQIGQPKKKGKQYTQAELIAELTAKLKGQPYGERIITGMFYW, encoded by the coding sequence ATGGGGACGGTTGGTATTAAAATAGGAATCCTTTTAGGATTGTTATTCCTTGGGGGATCAGCATTTGCTCAGGGGCAGCTTGTTCGTGAAGGAAAGATTACTTACGAGAGAAGAACAAACTTGTGGAAGATCTTTGATGATCAGCGAATGCGTGATTTTGTCGGAGAAAAGAATAAAATTAAAGTAGAGGAATTCACGCTTTATTTTAATGATACCTCTTCGTTGTTTTCTTATGTCGCACCGGAACAGCCGGATCCTCAAAGCTTTCTGACAATGAAGAATACGGTTTATAATGTTTTCAGTAAACACCAGCGTTTTGTGTATATGGACATGATGGGTAACTCGATGACCGTTGGCGACAGTTTGGTGAAACATACCTGGAAGATCACGGATAAGACGCGTAAAATTGCCGGTTATGACTGTACACGTGTGATCTGGCAGAAAGACGATACAACGCGTATTTACGCTTGGTATACAACGGATATTATTGCAACTGTAGGACCTGAAAATATCCAGGGATTGCCGGGAGCAGTGCTTGGACTGGCAACAGAAGATGGTAGCATCGTTTATTTTGCCAAAAAAGTAGAGATCATGGCTCCAACTATTGAGCAGATCGGGCAACCGAAGAAGAAAGGAAAGCAATATACGCAGGCGGAACTAATTGCTGAACTGACCGCAAAACTGAAAGGCCAGCCATACGGAGAAAGAATTATAACCGGGATGTTCTATTGGTAA